The Ammospiza nelsoni isolate bAmmNel1 chromosome 10, bAmmNel1.pri, whole genome shotgun sequence genome includes a region encoding these proteins:
- the PIGZ gene encoding GPI mannosyltransferase 4 has translation MVARALWALLAALRAGWCLLPQSGYLHPDEFFQAPEVMAGDILNLQVYYPWEFLSNSPCRTVVFPLMTSGVTYWVIKSLQQLDICSSCINSYTLLVSPRLLFTIFSFILDYSVYRLAPLWGADPWKALMLLAGSYVTLVFYTRTFTNTLEGLLFALLMVLVSSRKSSGRSAEPTSSSLLGVITTAGFFNRPTFLAFALMPLLYWASLIVDSQKNIKTLINDFLKFILCACFTAFVFITADTFYFTSVSLDNLYSTNKSSLIDVIVQLHDKMVVTPFNFLSYNLNPHNLALHGSHPRVTHFTVNGVMLFGILHILAIGAGFKMLKKYVHQLMLVRWCYRGLPGLLVHSEGSPILLLFYFVPLAFLSLFSHQEPRFLIPLILPLVLFSASPSRAVRWKLLIVLFNLLGALLFGCLHQGGLIPCLFHLEQLIHSPASSSHPQHYTLLFAHTYMPPRSLLNIKKTDVHVEVIDMAGAGEETLCQTVEQRASNFTCSNCHIFIIIPGTVRATITKCGVSFKNETLIFPHLSMEDPPQIPVLSSGNWRSQLGLYILELNRDHQSL, from the exons aTGGTGGCGCGGGCGCTGTGGGCGCTGCTGGCGGCGCTGCGGGCGGGCTGGTGCCTCCTGCCGCAGAGCGGGTACCTGCACCCAGATGAGTTCTTCCAGGCGCCCGAGGTCATGGCAG GAGATATTTTAAATCTACAGGTCTATTATCCATGGGAGTTCCTTTCCAACTCTCCCTGCAGAACAGTTGTTTTCCCATTAATGACATCAGGAGTTACATACTGGGTGATCAAGTCTTTGCAGCAGTTGGACATATGTTCAAGTTGCATCAACAGCTACACTCTCCTTGTATCTCCTCGCCTGCTCTTTACaatcttttctttcattctcgACTATAGCGTTTATCGCTTGGCCCCTCTCTGGGGAGCAGATCCGTGGAAAGCGCTGATGCTTCTTGCTGGATCCTATGTCACGCTGGTGTTTTATACAAGGACGTTTACCAACACACTCGAAGGACTTCTCTTTGCTCTTCTCATGGTACTGGTTTCTTCAAGGAAGTCCAGTGGCCGCTCAGCAGAGCCTACAAGCAGCTCTCTCTTAGGTGTCATAACAACTGCTGGGTTTTTCAACAGGCCAACCTTTCTGGCATTTGCTCTAATGCCTCTGCTATACTGGGCCAGTTTAATTGTTGACTCTCAAAAGAACATTAAAACTCTTATAAATGACTTTTTGAAGTTTATCCTATGTGCATGTTTTACCGCTTTTGTTTTCATAACTGCTGATACCTTCTATTTTACCTCCGTGAGCTTAGACAACCTCTACAGCACTAACAAGAGCAGCCTAATTGATGTAATTGTTCAATTACATGACAAAATGGTAGTAACCCCCTTCAATTTTCTCAGCTATAATCTTAATCCTCATAATCTTGCACTGCATGGAAGTCACCCACGAGTTACACATTTTACAGTCAATGGAGTGATGCTGTTTGGTATCTTACACATTCTGGCCATCGGCGCAGGCTTTAAAATGCTAAAGAAATATGTCCATCAGTTAATGCTGGTCAGATGGTGTTACCGTGGGCTGCCTGGGCTCTTGGTGCATTCTGAGGGCAGTCcaattttgctgctgttttattttgttcctttgGCATTTCTCTCCCTGTTCAGTCACCAGGAGCCCCGGTTTCTCATCCCTCTCATCCTGCCGTTGGTCCTGTTCAGCGCGTCACCAAGCAGAGCTGTGAGATGGAAGCTCCTCATTGTTCTGTTCAACCTTCTGGGGGCACTTCTGTTTGGGTGCTTACACCAGGGAGGGCTCATTCCCTGTTTGTTTCACTTGGAGCAGCTCATCCATTCTCCAGCATCCTCAAGCCACCCGCAGCACTACACTCTGCTCTTTGCACACACCTACATGCCTCCGAGGTCTCTGCTCAATATCAAGAAGACAGATGTGCACGTGGAAGTCATTGacatggctggggctggagaagaAACCCTCTGCCAGACAGTAGAGCAGCGAGCAAGCAATTTTACCTGCAGCAACTGTCACATCTTTATTATAATCCCTGGGACTGTCAGAGCCACAATTACGAAATGTGGTGTCTCATTCAAGAACGAGACTTTGATATTTCCTCACTTATCAATGGAAGACCCACCACAAATACCTGTCCTATCCAGTGGAAATTGGAGGAGTCAGTTAGGACTTTACATCCTTGAGCTAAACAGAGATCATCAGAGCCTTTAG